A genome region from Labrus mixtus chromosome 9, fLabMix1.1, whole genome shotgun sequence includes the following:
- the LOC132980923 gene encoding interleukin-1 receptor accessory protein-like yields MATFISTLTFLFIVVLGVTPAVSQSSEPTEPMCYDWGESSQGAVSIVDGDAGWLSCPLFSHPSVYNYSSTQSTGHNLFWYRVPEGHDLEHPITYSHRLSKDRDRLWLQPAAADDAGLYICMLRNKPSCSKIAMRLTVLQREEVVRGNACQLPLAGATSQAVIPLQEGKMLQCPDLQEVAKMTDGEPTVSWYHETPESSRCDVYPFWNTHRQQKRTGLQFHLMLIPYRGLYYCTVQYQRRGKTLSFSRSINVTAVYPSNGSKLPTILHPPKDQVFSVKQDTEVHLVCRGLFPYLESGWDIWWTVDGKTLDKLPDHQRFSKINRQVDYDYGDRTEESVLVIKDFQSEDVNREFNCSVRNEKGFKTRRAQLEEEVSLPSVELGCGLGVTLVLMLLLFVVYQVFWLELLLLYRSWFGTDERHTDDKEYDIYISYARNSEEEQFVLSTLRNVLENDLGYTVCIFDRDSLPGGTITDETLSFVARSRRVLVVVSPGYASQGSQALLELKAGIDGMARGGHLRVILVQYKQVQGHVWVRELKRARMALALVRWQGDKSKELTSHFWKRLRVELPVRRVSSREEGGGSKEGVLMRLLSQNSTNSQSGLVTNTVKEPHKVINSAA; encoded by the exons GGCGACCTTCATCTCCACCCTCACCTTCCTCTTCATCGTGGTGCTCGGGGTCACACCAGCTGTCAGTCAATCGAGCGAGCCAACAG AGCCCATGTGTTATGACTGGGGGGAGTCCAGCCAGGGGGCGGTCTCCATCGTGGACGGGGATGCAGGTTGGCTCTCCTGTCCTCTTTTCTCTCATCCCTCCGTCTACAACTACTCCTCCACGCAGAGCACCGGACACAACCTCTTCTGGTACCGCGTCCCCGAGGGTCACGACCTGGAACACCCAATCACATACAG ccaCAGACTCAGCAAAGACCGAGACCGCCTGTGGCTGCAGCCGGCCGCCGCGGACGACGCCGGACTCTACATCTGTATGCTGcg CAACAAGCCGTCCTGCAGTAAGATCGCCATGCGTCTCACCGTCCTGCAGCGTGAAGAGGTCGTCCGTGGCAACGCCTGCCAGCTTCCACTGGCGGGGGCGACGAGTCAGGCGGTCATCCCGCTGCAGGAGGGGAAGATGCTGCAGTGTCCCGACCTGCAGGAGGTCGCCAAGATGACCGACGGTGAGCCGACCGTCAGCTGGTACCACGAGACGCCGGAGAGTTCG CGCTGTGACGTGTATCCCTTCTGGAACACACACCGTCAGCAGAAAAGAACCGGCCTGCAGTTTCACCTCATGCTGATTCCGTACCGAGGTTTATACTACTGCACGGTCCAGTACCAGAGGAGGGGCAAGACCCTGAGCTTCAGCCGGAGTATCAACGTCACCGCAGTCT ATCCGTCCAATGGGTCCAAGTTGCCCACCATCCTGCACCCGCCCAAAGACCAGGTCTTCAGCGTCAAACAAG ACACGGAGGTGCATCTGGTGTGCAGAGGTCTGTTCCCGTACCTGGAGTCTGGATGGGACATCTGGTGGACGGTCGATGGGAAAACGCTGGATAAACTCCCCGACCATCAGAGATTCTCCAAAATCAACCg tCAGGTGGATTACGACTACGGGGACCGGACGGAGGAGAGCGTTCTGGTGATCAAAGACTTCCAGTCTGAAGATGTTAACAGAGAGTTTAACTGCTCGGTGAGGAACGAGAAAGGCTTCAAGACCCGCAGAgctcagctggaggaggagg tgTCGTTGCCGTCGGTGGAGCTGGGCTGCGGTCTCGGTGTCACCCTGGTCCTCATGCTGCTCCTCTTCGTGGTCTATCAGGTCTTCTGGctcgagctgctgctgctctatcGCTCGTGGTTCGGCACTGATGAGCGGCACACAG atgaTAAGGAGTACGACATCTACATCTCGTATGCGAGGAACAGCGAGGAGGAGCAGTTTGTTCTGTCCACTCTGAGGAACGTTCTGGAGAATGACCTCGGATACACCGTGTGTATCTTTGACAGAGACAGTCTGCCGGGAGGGA ccatcACAGATGAGACTCTGAGTTTTGTGGCTCGTAGCAGGCGCGTCCTGGTGGTCGTTAGCCCGGGCTACGCCTCTCAGGGCTCCCAGGCTCTCCTGGAGCTGAAGGCCGGCATCGACGGCATGGCTCGGGGCGGGCACCTGCGGGTGATCCTGGTCCAGTACAAGCAGGTCCAGGGGCACGTCTGGGTTAGGGAGCTGAAGAGGGCCAGGATGGCGCTGGCGCTGGTCCGATGGCAGGGGGACAAGTCAAAGGAGCTGACGTCTCATTTCTGGAAGAGGCTGAGGGTGGAGTTACCTGTGAGGAGGGTCAgcagcagggaggagggggggggcagtaaGGAGGGGGTCCTGATGAGGCTGCTCAGTCAGAACAGCACAAACTCACAGTCAGGACTCGTCACCAACACGGTCAAAGAGCCGCACAAAGTCATCAACTCTGCAGCGTGA